A segment of the Streptomyces sp. NBC_01235 genome:
CCTCCCCCCTCCCCACCTCGGCAGGGGCGGACTCCGCCGGAGCCAGGCGGACCCCGCCGGGCCGGGCCGTCAGGGTGAGGCGATGGTCGCGATGACGGCGATGATCACGAAGATGGCCAGGAACGAGCCGAAGACGAGCAGCATCTTCTTCTGGCCGTTCTGCGGATTCGGGTCGAGCAAGGGCATACGGCAAGTCTCGCACCCCGCGCCCGCAACGCCTCCTCCGGGGTCAGCGGGCGGCTTCCGCCTCCACGGTGCGGTCACGGCCGGCCAGGACGCCCACGACCGTCTGCGGGACCATCAGGGCCGCCATCAGGGCGAGGGGCAGCCCCCAGCCGCCGCTGTGCTGGTAGAGCACCCCCACCAGGAGCGGCCCGGGGATGGAGATCAGGTAGCCGGTGCTCTGCGCGAAGGCCGACAGCTGGGCCACGCCCGCGCCGGTCCTGGTGCGCATCCCGACCATCGTGAGGGCCAGCGGGAAGGCGCAGTTGGCGACGCCCAGCAGCAGGGCCCACGCCCAGGCGCCCGCGGCGGGCGCGAGGTACAGGCCGGCGTATCCGACGAGTCCGCAGACTCCGAGCGCGACCACGATCGGGCCCTGCTGCGGCAGCCGGGTGGCGACGCGCGGGATGACGAAGGCCAGGGGCACGCCCATCGCCATCGTCACGGCGAGGAGCAGTCCGGCCGTGCTCGCGGGCACGCCCGCGTCCCGGAAGATCTGCGGCATCCAGCCCATGGTGATGTAGGCGGCGGTGGCCTGGAGGCCGAAGAAGACGGCGAGCGCCCAGGCCGTACGGCTGCGGGTGATACGCAGCGGGGCCGACGGCCGGCGCACGAGCGCGTGGGCCTGCGGGTCCGGCCGCGCCGCCCGCTCCCGCCGCCCCCCGAGCTCCCGCCGCTCCCCGAGCTCCCGCCGCCCCCCGAGCTCCCGCCGCTCCCCTGCCGTCCCCGCGCCGTCGGCCGCCGTCCCCCGGTCCCGTACGAGCAGCAGCCACGGCAGGAAGGCCACCGCCGCCAGGCCCGCCCACACCGCGAGCCCGGTCCGCCAACTGCCGCCCAGCGCCTCGGTCATGGGCACGGTGACCGCGGCGGCGGCTGAGGTGCCGAGGGCGAGGGCCATCGAGTACAGGCCGGTCATGGAGCCGACGCGGTCGGGGAAGTGGCGCTTGACGATGACCGGCATCAGGACGTTGCTGACGGCGATGCCCATGAGGGCGAGGGCGCTGGCGGCGAGGAAGCCGGCCGTGCCGCCCGCATAGGGGCGCACGAGCAGTCCCGCCGTGATGGCGGCCATGCCCGCGCACACCACCGCGCCCGGCCCGAAGCGGCGGGCGAGACGGGGGGCCGTCACACCGAAGACGGCGAAGCAGAGCGGGGGCACGGACGTGAGGAGCCCGGCCACGCCGCCGCTCATGCCGAGTCCGTCGCGGACCTCTTCGAGGAGGGCGCCGAGGCTGGTGATGGCGGGCCGGAGATTGAGGGCGGCCAGCACGATGCCGACCACGAGCAGCCGTGTCGTCCACGCGCGCGTGGCCGTTCGCGGGGGCTCGCCCGCCCCCGGCGTACGGAGGGGCGGGGACATGGTCGTCCGTGTCTGCTCGTTCACGCCGCCCATCATAGAATCATGGGATGATTGTTTTCCATCCCCGGGTTGCCCGCCCCGGCCCCACCCGTGCAAAGGTGTGCCATGCCCCTGAGCCATCCCCGTCGCTCGGCGCTCTCCGAGCAGGTCATCGCCGCGCTGCGCACCCAGATCACCTCGGGTGAGTGGCCGGTCGGCTCGCGCATCCCCACGGAGCCCGAGCTGGTCGAGCAGCTGGGCGTCGCGCGCAACACCGTCCGCGAGGCCGTCCGCGCGCTCGCCCACAACGGGTTGCTGGACATCCGGCAGGGCTCGGGCACCTACGTCGTGGCGACCAGCGAGCTGGCGGGCGTGATGCACCGCCGCTTCGCCGACGCCGACCCCCGGCACATCGCCGAGCTGCGCTCCAACCTGGAGTCGGGCGCGGCGAGGCTGGCGGCCGAGCGGCGTACGGAGAAGGACCTCAAGCAGCTCGACGCGCTGCTGCTGCGGCGCGAGGAGGCGTGGGAGTCCGGCGACGCGGAGGCGTTCGTGACGGCCGACGCGACCTTCCACCTGGCGGTGGTGGCGGCCTCCCACAACGACGTCATGACCGCGATGTACGCGGACCTCGGCGAGGTGCTGCGGGACTGGCTGCGCGAGGACGTCGGCGAGGAGCTGACGCCGGAGACGTACATGGACCACACGCGACTGGTGGACGCGGTCCGCGCGGGCGACGCGGAGGCGGCGGCCGTCGCGGCGGCGGGCTATCCGCTGGTGTGCCGGCCCGGGCGGGTCAGCCCCTCTGGTGGCTGACCCAGGCCGAGCGGACTTCCTTCCAGCAGCGGCCGGTCAGTCGTACGGTCATCGCGGGACCGGCCTCGGTGAGGGCGCCGTCGGTGTCGAGGTCCCACCAGCGGTCGCACTCGATGTGCAGGCTGACGCGGTCGGTTTCGGCGTAGGGGTTGTGGCAGTAGGCGACGACGTGGGACCCGTCGATACCGGTGCGGCACTCCGCTCCGAACGGTTCGGGCTTCGCCTCCACGCGCGCGTGGGACAGCGCTTCGTGAGGCGCGCAGAGCGCGATCGCGGCGACGGTCACTGGGACGAGGAAACGGAACAGGCGCACAAGGGAACCTCCTCGGCAGAGCTGGGGAGGGAAGCGCGTGGGTGAACGCGCACTTCAGCGTGCCTGGTGGGAGCCGTCCACCGCCCGGCCAGATAGGCCGAACGAGTGAGGGGTGAGGGCCCGCGTCCGACGGGACGCGGGCCCTCACCCCTCACTCAGTGCCTCGGCGGCAGCGTCACGCTCCGACGGCGTGCAGACCGCCGTCCACGTGGATGATCTCGCCGGTGGTCTTCGGGAACCAGTCGCTCAGCAGGGCGACGACACCGCGGCCGGCCGGCTCGGGGTCCTTGAGGTCCCACTCCAGCGGGGCGCGGTTGTCCCAGACGGCGGCCAGCTCGTCGAAGCCCGGGATGGACTTCGCGGCCATGGAGCCGATCGGGCCCGCGGAGACGAGGTTGCAGCGGATGTTCTGCTTGCCCAGGTCACGCGCCATGTAGCGGCTGGTGGCCTCCAGGGCCGCCTTGGCAGGGCCCATCCAGTCGTACTGCGGCCAGGCGAACGAGGCGTCGAAGGTGAGGCCGACGACCGAGCCGCCGTTCTGCATCAGCGGCAGGCAGGCCATGGTGAGCGACTTCAGGGAGAACGCCGAGACGTGCATGGCCGTGGCGACCGACTCGAAGGGCGTGTTGAGGAAGTTGCCGCCCAGGGCGTCCTGCGGGGCGAAGCCGATGGAGTGCACGACGCCGTCGAGGCCGCCGAGCTCCTCGCCGACGACGTCGGCCAGGCGGGCGAGGTGCTCTTCGTTCGTCACGTCGAGCTCGATGACCTTGGTGGGCTTCGGCAGCTTCCTGGCGATGCGCTCGGTCAGCGTGGGCCGCGGGAACGCGGTCAGGATGATCTCGGCGCCCTGCTCCTGGGCCAGCTTGGCGGTGTGGAAGGCGATGGAGGACTCCATCAGCACACCGGTGATCAGGACGCGCTTGCCCTCGAGAATTCCGCTCATGGTGATCAGTGACCCATTCCCAGTCCGCCGTCAACGGGGATGACGGCTCCAGTGATGTACGAGGCGTCGTCCGACGCGAGGAACCGCACCGCCGCGGCGATCTCCTCGGGCTGTGCGTACCGGCCGAGCGGGACCTGCGAGACGATGCCCGCGCGCTGCTCGTCGGTGAGCACCTTGGTCATGTCGGTGTCGACGAAGCCGGGCGCGACGACGTTGAAGGTGATGTTGCGGGATCCCAGCTCACGGGCGAGGGAACGCGCGAAGCCGACAAGGGCGGCCTTGGAGGCGGCGTAGTTCGCCTGCCCGGGCGAGCCGTAGAGCCCCACGACCGACGAGATCAGGACGACCCGGCCCTTCTTGGCGCGCAGCATGCCGCGGTTGGCACGCTTGACCACCCGGAAGGTGCCGGTGAGGTTGGTGTCGATGACCGAGGTGAAGTCCTCCTCGGACATGCGCATCAAGAGCTGGTCCTTGGTGACGCCGGCGTTGGCGATCAGGACCTCGACGGGGCCGTGCTCGGCCTCGATCTCCTTGTAGGCCTGCTCCACCTGCTCGGAGTCGGTGATGTCGCACTTGACCGCCAGGAAGCCGGCCGGCGGCTCACCCGAGCGGTACGTGATGGCGACCTTGTCGCCGGCGTCGGCGAACGCGCGGGCGATGGCGAGGCCGATGCCCCGGTTTCCTCCGGTGACGAGAACCGAGCGGCTCAACGGATCACCCTTTCGATAGGGGTCTGACACACCTGCCCGAACACGGGATGGCAGGCGGCTTCTCTCGAAACCTATCGGTCCGCGTCCGGCTGCGGACATTCGGGCACCGACAGTGGCTCACCGGACAGTCTGTGGGGTCCCTACAGAAAGTTTGCGGACGCGGGGCGGAAAGGTGTGGTCCGGGGGCGGCCGGGCGCGACATGATCGAGGCCTTCACACGTGACGACACCAGGGAGACACGTAGGTGCCCCATACCATCGATGAAAGCTTCACCGCCCTACCCCTGCGCGCCCTCGCCGACGCCGCTCTCGCACGCGCGCGTGCGCTGGGCGCGCAGCACGCGGACTTCCGGTTCGAGCGGGTGCGCAGCGCGTCCTGGCGGCTGCGGGACGCCAAGCCCTCCGGGTCGTCCGACACGACCGACCTCGGGTACGCGGTGCGGGTGGTGCACGGCGGGACCTGGGGGTTCGCGTCAGGCGTGGATCTGACGATGGACGCGGCGGCCCGGGTCGCCTCGCAGGCCGTGGCGATGGCCAAGCTCTCCGCGCAGGTGATCAAGGCCGCCGGGTCGGACGAACGAGTCGAGCTGGCAGACGAGCCGGTGCACGCCGAGAAGACGTGGGTGTCGTCGTACGAGATCGACCCGTTCACCGTGCCGGACGAGGAGAAGGCGGCGCTGCTCGCGGACTGGAGCGCGCGGCTGCTGGCGGCGAACGGGATCAACCACGTCGACGCCTCGCTGCTGACCGTCCACGAGAACAAGTTCTACGCCGACACGGCAGGGACGGTGACCACCCAGCAGCGGGTGCGGCTGCACCCGGCGCTGACCGCGGTGTCGGTCGACGAGTCCAGTGGCGAGTTCGACTCGATGCGCACGATCGCGCCGCCCGTCGGGCGCGGCTGGGAGTACCTCACCGGGACC
Coding sequences within it:
- the fabI gene encoding enoyl-ACP reductase FabI, producing the protein MSGILEGKRVLITGVLMESSIAFHTAKLAQEQGAEIILTAFPRPTLTERIARKLPKPTKVIELDVTNEEHLARLADVVGEELGGLDGVVHSIGFAPQDALGGNFLNTPFESVATAMHVSAFSLKSLTMACLPLMQNGGSVVGLTFDASFAWPQYDWMGPAKAALEATSRYMARDLGKQNIRCNLVSAGPIGSMAAKSIPGFDELAAVWDNRAPLEWDLKDPEPAGRGVVALLSDWFPKTTGEIIHVDGGLHAVGA
- a CDS encoding FadR/GntR family transcriptional regulator, giving the protein MPLSHPRRSALSEQVIAALRTQITSGEWPVGSRIPTEPELVEQLGVARNTVREAVRALAHNGLLDIRQGSGTYVVATSELAGVMHRRFADADPRHIAELRSNLESGAARLAAERRTEKDLKQLDALLLRREEAWESGDAEAFVTADATFHLAVVAASHNDVMTAMYADLGEVLRDWLREDVGEELTPETYMDHTRLVDAVRAGDAEAAAVAAAGYPLVCRPGRVSPSGG
- the fabG gene encoding 3-oxoacyl-[acyl-carrier-protein] reductase, with amino-acid sequence MSRSVLVTGGNRGIGLAIARAFADAGDKVAITYRSGEPPAGFLAVKCDITDSEQVEQAYKEIEAEHGPVEVLIANAGVTKDQLLMRMSEEDFTSVIDTNLTGTFRVVKRANRGMLRAKKGRVVLISSVVGLYGSPGQANYAASKAALVGFARSLARELGSRNITFNVVAPGFVDTDMTKVLTDEQRAGIVSQVPLGRYAQPEEIAAAVRFLASDDASYITGAVIPVDGGLGMGH
- a CDS encoding CynX/NimT family MFS transporter, which gives rise to MSPPLRTPGAGEPPRTATRAWTTRLLVVGIVLAALNLRPAITSLGALLEEVRDGLGMSGGVAGLLTSVPPLCFAVFGVTAPRLARRFGPGAVVCAGMAAITAGLLVRPYAGGTAGFLAASALALMGIAVSNVLMPVIVKRHFPDRVGSMTGLYSMALALGTSAAAAVTVPMTEALGGSWRTGLAVWAGLAAVAFLPWLLLVRDRGTAADGAGTAGERRELGGRRELGERRELGGRRERAARPDPQAHALVRRPSAPLRITRSRTAWALAVFFGLQATAAYITMGWMPQIFRDAGVPASTAGLLLAVTMAMGVPLAFVIPRVATRLPQQGPIVVALGVCGLVGYAGLYLAPAAGAWAWALLLGVANCAFPLALTMVGMRTRTGAGVAQLSAFAQSTGYLISIPGPLLVGVLYQHSGGWGLPLALMAALMVPQTVVGVLAGRDRTVEAEAAR
- a CDS encoding SGM_5486 family transporter-associated protein, which codes for MPLLDPNPQNGQKKMLLVFGSFLAIFVIIAVIATIASP